A window from Bordetella petrii encodes these proteins:
- a CDS encoding MFS transporter, giving the protein MSNAATASLSDSALELSPREQRGNIARLTIAQALAGANSVVVYATGAIVGDMLAPNKALATLPISIFVVGMAACILPMGAIARRHGRRAAFLAGTACGVLVGLLAAAAVVIGSFWLFCLATFFGGAYAAVVLSFRFAAADGVSAPLRARALSFVMGGGVVAGIVGPTLVTYTMYLWSPHMFAATFLVQAVVAAISAAVLLGVRLPTPTAAQVASGRPMSVIARQPLFVTAVICGAVSYMLMNFLMTAAPLAMHLCGHSQENANLGLQWHVIAMYAPSFFTGRIITRYGAGKIVTAGLLLTGISAAVGLTGIDVAHFWVTLILLGLGWNFGFVGASALVLECHRPEEKTRVQSLNDFIVFGTMAIGSFASGGLLAAYDWDTVLWVSFAPLFIAGVALAATAWPDKRKARCSD; this is encoded by the coding sequence TTGTCCAACGCCGCAACCGCGTCTTTAAGTGATTCCGCCCTTGAACTATCGCCGCGCGAACAGCGCGGCAACATCGCCAGGCTGACCATCGCCCAGGCGCTGGCCGGCGCGAACTCGGTGGTGGTCTACGCCACCGGGGCCATCGTCGGCGACATGCTCGCCCCGAACAAGGCCCTGGCCACCCTGCCCATTTCCATTTTCGTGGTCGGCATGGCCGCCTGCATCCTGCCCATGGGCGCCATCGCCCGCCGCCACGGCAGGCGCGCGGCATTCCTTGCCGGCACCGCATGCGGCGTGCTGGTCGGGCTGCTGGCGGCCGCGGCGGTCGTCATCGGCTCGTTCTGGCTGTTCTGCCTGGCCACCTTCTTTGGCGGCGCCTATGCGGCCGTCGTGCTGTCGTTCCGCTTCGCCGCGGCCGACGGCGTGTCCGCCCCGCTGCGCGCCCGCGCCCTGTCATTCGTGATGGGCGGCGGCGTGGTCGCGGGAATTGTCGGGCCCACGCTGGTCACCTACACCATGTATCTCTGGTCGCCGCACATGTTCGCCGCCACCTTCCTGGTGCAGGCCGTGGTCGCGGCGATATCCGCGGCGGTGCTGCTGGGGGTGCGGCTGCCCACGCCCACCGCCGCGCAGGTTGCCAGCGGACGGCCGATGTCCGTCATTGCCCGGCAGCCGCTGTTCGTCACGGCGGTGATCTGCGGGGCGGTGTCGTACATGCTGATGAACTTCCTGATGACCGCGGCCCCGCTGGCCATGCACCTGTGCGGGCATTCCCAGGAAAACGCCAACCTGGGCCTGCAGTGGCACGTCATCGCCATGTATGCGCCCAGCTTCTTCACCGGGCGGATCATCACCCGCTACGGCGCCGGCAAAATCGTCACGGCCGGCCTGCTGCTGACCGGCATATCGGCCGCGGTCGGCCTGACCGGCATCGACGTGGCCCATTTCTGGGTAACCCTGATCCTGCTGGGCCTGGGCTGGAACTTCGGCTTCGTGGGCGCCTCGGCCCTGGTGCTGGAATGCCACCGCCCGGAAGAAAAAACCCGCGTGCAATCGCTGAACGACTTTATCGTGTTCGGCACCATGGCCATCGGGTCTTTCGCTTCCGGGGGCCTGCTGGCGGCCTACGACTGGGACACCGTGCTGTGGGTATCGTTCGCGCCACTATTCATTGCCGGCGTTGCTCTCGCGGCAACAGCATGGCCCGACAAGAGAAAGGCAAGATGCAGCGACTAG
- a CDS encoding c-type cytochrome, which yields MSNEQEHNEEHASPIKTPKQLIVTVVLSFLIPIIVIIMLVNMVTSGTKVGAGSDTLTEEAVAHRIAPVAGFELVDANAPKVFKTGEQVFQAVCTACHTAGVAGAPKVGDKAAWAPFIKTGFESMLNVALHGKGAMPAKGGNPALSDYEVARAVVYMANQSGASFEEPAAPAPEGEAAKAEAPKQAAAPAPAPAAAPAAAPKAEAAAPAEAPKAEAAVNPAGEKLYKSTCFACHGTGVAGAPKFGDKASWAPYIATGIDAMVKVAMTGKGAMPPKGGAANASEEDIRAAVEYMVNAAK from the coding sequence ATGAGCAACGAGCAGGAACACAACGAAGAACACGCCTCGCCCATCAAGACCCCCAAACAGCTGATCGTCACGGTCGTGCTGTCCTTCCTGATCCCGATCATCGTCATCATCATGCTGGTGAACATGGTTACCTCGGGCACGAAGGTCGGCGCGGGATCCGACACGCTGACCGAAGAAGCCGTGGCCCATCGCATCGCGCCGGTGGCCGGCTTCGAACTGGTCGACGCCAACGCGCCCAAGGTCTTCAAGACCGGCGAACAAGTCTTCCAGGCCGTCTGTACGGCCTGCCATACCGCGGGTGTGGCAGGCGCGCCCAAGGTCGGCGACAAGGCCGCCTGGGCTCCGTTCATCAAGACCGGCTTCGAATCCATGCTGAACGTGGCGCTGCACGGCAAGGGCGCGATGCCCGCCAAGGGCGGCAACCCGGCCCTGAGCGACTACGAAGTGGCGCGCGCGGTGGTCTACATGGCCAACCAATCGGGCGCGTCTTTCGAAGAGCCCGCCGCGCCCGCCCCGGAAGGCGAAGCCGCCAAGGCCGAGGCGCCCAAGCAGGCCGCCGCGCCGGCTCCGGCTCCCGCGGCGGCGCCGGCTGCCGCCCCCAAGGCCGAGGCCGCCGCTCCGGCCGAAGCTCCCAAGGCTGAAGCCGCCGTCAACCCGGCCGGCGAAAAACTGTACAAATCCACCTGCTTCGCCTGCCACGGCACCGGCGTTGCCGGCGCCCCGAAGTTCGGCGACAAGGCTTCGTGGGCCCCCTACATCGCGACCGGCATCGACGCCATGGTGAAAGTCGCCATGACGGGCAAGGGCGCCATGCCGCCCAAGGGCGGCGCCGCCAACGCGTCTGAAGAAGACATCCGCGCCGCGGTCGAATACATGGTGAACGCGGCCAAGTAA
- a CDS encoding 3-hydroxyacyl-CoA dehydrogenase, with amino-acid sequence MTDIQTIAVVGAGAMGRGIAQIAAQAGVQVRLYDTSADAVASARESLRQLWDKLSQKGKLSAADAQAALERVQPAATLEELAGCQLVIEAIVERLDIKRDLFAKLEAIVGPDCILASNTSSLSITAIAAACQRPQRVAGFHFFNPVALMKVVEVIDGLRSDPAAGDALAALARRMGHTPVRAKDMPGFIVNHAGRGMNIEGLRVAQESVASFAQIDAIMREQAGFRMGPFELMDLTALDVSHPVMESIYRQFFDEPRFRPSPITTVRLAGGLIGRKAGEGFYAYPDNQKQVPAEPAVPAAQAGLRVWISPAHEDGHARAQALLESLDASIADTAEPPEQALIVVTPYGEDVSTCAYQQGLDAARTVGLDTLHRLEAGKRRTLMLSPATQAPWRDAAHALLAADGTAVSIIQDSPGFVAQRIVAAIVNVASEIAQQGIATPSDIDRAVTLGLGYPAGPLAMGDALGGARILEILRNLHRVTGDMRYRPSLWLQRRVQLGLSLLAEPAA; translated from the coding sequence ATGACTGACATCCAGACCATCGCCGTGGTGGGCGCGGGCGCCATGGGGCGCGGCATTGCGCAGATCGCCGCCCAGGCCGGCGTGCAGGTGCGGCTTTACGACACCAGCGCCGACGCCGTCGCCTCGGCGCGCGAATCGCTGCGGCAGCTGTGGGACAAGCTGTCCCAGAAAGGCAAGCTGAGCGCGGCCGACGCGCAGGCGGCCCTGGAACGCGTGCAGCCCGCCGCCACACTGGAAGAGCTGGCGGGCTGCCAGCTGGTCATCGAAGCCATCGTCGAACGCCTGGACATCAAGCGCGACCTGTTCGCCAAGCTCGAGGCCATTGTCGGCCCCGACTGCATTCTGGCGTCGAACACCTCGTCGCTGTCCATTACCGCCATCGCCGCGGCCTGCCAGCGCCCGCAGCGCGTGGCCGGCTTCCATTTCTTCAACCCGGTGGCCCTGATGAAAGTCGTGGAGGTCATCGACGGGCTGCGCAGCGACCCGGCCGCCGGCGACGCGCTGGCCGCGCTGGCGCGCCGCATGGGGCACACGCCCGTGCGCGCCAAGGACATGCCCGGCTTCATCGTCAACCACGCCGGCCGCGGCATGAACATCGAAGGCCTGCGCGTGGCGCAGGAGTCGGTGGCCTCGTTCGCCCAGATCGACGCCATCATGCGCGAACAGGCGGGTTTTCGCATGGGGCCGTTCGAGCTCATGGACCTGACCGCGCTCGACGTCTCGCACCCGGTCATGGAATCGATCTACCGCCAGTTCTTCGATGAGCCGCGCTTTCGCCCGTCGCCCATCACCACGGTGCGCCTGGCCGGCGGCCTGATCGGCCGCAAGGCGGGCGAAGGCTTCTATGCCTATCCCGACAACCAGAAGCAGGTGCCGGCCGAACCGGCCGTGCCCGCGGCGCAGGCCGGCCTGCGGGTCTGGATCAGCCCCGCGCACGAAGACGGCCATGCGCGCGCCCAGGCCTTGCTGGAATCGCTGGATGCCAGCATTGCCGACACCGCCGAGCCGCCCGAACAGGCGCTGATCGTGGTGACGCCGTACGGCGAAGACGTGTCCACCTGCGCCTACCAGCAGGGGCTGGACGCCGCCCGCACCGTCGGCCTGGATACGCTGCACCGCCTGGAAGCCGGCAAGCGGCGCACGCTGATGCTGTCGCCCGCCACCCAGGCGCCCTGGCGCGATGCCGCCCATGCGCTGCTGGCGGCAGACGGCACGGCGGTCAGCATCATCCAGGACTCGCCGGGCTTTGTTGCTCAGCGCATCGTGGCCGCCATTGTGAACGTGGCCAGCGAGATCGCCCAGCAGGGCATCGCCACGCCGTCGGACATCGACCGCGCGGTCACGCTGGGCCTGGGCTATCCCGCCGGTCCGCTGGCCATGGGCGATGCGCTGGGCGGCGCCCGCATCCTGGAAATCCTGCGCAATCTGCACCGCGTGACGGGCGACATGCGCTATCGCCCCAGCCTGTGGCTGCAGCGCCGCGTGCAGCTGGGGCTGTCGCTGCTGGCCGAACCGGCGGCATAG